DNA from Rhodobacteraceae bacterium M382:
GTTCGCGTTTGTCGACGGTGCCCACCCGGCTTTCGACCAACCCGTCGTCGATCAGGGTGCGCAGCACCCGGTTCAACGATTGTTTGGTGACACCAAGGATGGCCAGCAGGTTGTTCACCGTGGTGCCCGGCGCGCGGTTGATGAAATGGATCGCCCGGTGATGGGCCCGCCCATAGGCCATTTCCACCAGAATGCGGTCCGGATCCGCGGTGAACCCGCGATAGGCAAAGAACATTGCCTCGATTCCCTGACGCAGTTGTTCATCCGTCAGAAACAGCAGGCTTTCGCCGCCAAACCCCGGCGCTGATCGACCCTCAGACATGGCTCGTGTCCTTTTCTGGTTTTGTTACAGTTTAAGTCAGCCTTGTTGACATTCCAAGAGCAAAGAGGTATCGAATCGCAGTTTTGGCGCAATATTATGTCCGGTTCGGTCGTAAAGAGCGCAATATTCGTAAAGCAACCCCGCGTCAGGAGGATTTGGTATGTCGGGTTATGATGATCGGGACGGTCTGATCTGGATGGATGGAGAGATGGTCAATTGGCGTGATGCCAAGGTCCATATTCTGACTCATGCCATGCATTATGCCAGTTCCGTATTTGAAGGCGAACGGGCGTATAACGGCAAGATTTTCAAAAGCCGCGAACACTCCGAGCGGTTGATCGCCTCCGCCGAGGCGCTGGACATGCCGATGCCCTATACGGTCGATCAGATCGAAGCCGCCAAGGAAGAGACGCTGAAGGCCAGCGGTCTGACCGACGCCTATGTGCGTGCGTTGGTCTGGCGTGGGTCGGGCGAAGACATGGGTGTCGCATCGGCCAAGAACCCGGTTCGGATGGCGATCGCCGTCTGGGGCTGGGGCGCCTATTACGGCGACGCCAAGATGAAAGGCGCCAAGCTGGACATTGCGGAATGGAAACGGCCCAGCCCGGAAACCATTCCGGTTCATGCCAAGGCCGCCGGTCTGTACATGATCTGCACCATCTCCAAGCACAAGGCCGAAGCCAAAGGCTGTTCGGATGCGTTGTTCATGGATTGGCGCGGATATGTGGCCGAAGCCACCGGTGCCAACGTGTTTTTCGTCAAGGGTGGCGAAGTGCACACACCGCTGGCCGATTGCTTTTTGAACGGGATCACCCGGCAGACCGTGATCGGAATGCTCAAGGACAAGGGCATCACCGTGCATGAACGTCGGATCAAACCCGAAGAGATGGCGGATTTTGAACAGTGCTGGCTGACAGGTACTGCGGCCGAGGTGACTCCGGTGGGGCAGATCGGGGATTATACGTTCGAGGTTGGTGATCTGACCCGCGGAATTGCCGAAGATTACGAGAAGCTGGTACGCAGCTGATCTCACGCGACTTGGGGTTTGAAAACGGGCGTCCATATGGGCGCCCGTATTTCGTTTGCGCTCAATTCTTTGGGTCTGTTGCGGCGCGGGTGCGGCGGCGGTCCAGGCCCAGGCGGCTTTCGCGCCAGATGACCAGGATGTTGCCGGCAATGACCAAGGTCGCCCCGGCCAGCATGACCCAGGTCGGTAATTCCGCGAACCAGACATAGCCGATGATGATGGCAAACAGCATCGACATATAGTCATAGGGAGCCAGCATCGACGCCGGGCCAAAACGATAGGAAGAAGTCACAAGGATCTGTGCGATACCGCCGACCAAACCGGCCCCGATCAGCAGCAGGGTCGTTTGCAGGTCCGGCACCACCCAGCCAAATGGCAGGGTCAGCAGGGACAGACCGGATGCGGTGGCCGAGAAATAGAATACGATGGCTGCGGTGTGGTCTGTCTGGACCAGCTTGCGCAGGTGGATCTGGACCATCGCCCGGGCCATGGTCGCGAGCAGAACGCAGATCGCGCCCAGCGTGGCGGTATCGCTCATGTCTGCGCCGCCGCCCAACCGGGGCCAGATCATGATCAACACCCCGACCAACCCGATGGCCACGGCAGAGAGGCGCACCAGCCGGATGGTTTCACCCAGCAAAAGCGCTGCGAGGATGACTGTAAAAATGGGGGTGGCATAGCCGATGGCCGTGACTTCGGGCAGCGGCAGCAACCCCAAACCGGTAAATGTCAGCGCCATCGCAGATGTCCCCAACACCCCACGCCAGACGTGACCCATCGGATTCTTGGCAACAAACCCGTGGCGCAAGTCGCCCCGGATCGCCAACCAGACAACGATGACGGGAATCGCAAAGAACGAGCGGAAGAACACCGCTTCGCCCGCAGGCACAACATCCGATGTCGCCTTGATCACACCGGACATGGCAGTGAACAGGCCGATGGCGGTCACTTTGAGAAAAACCGCGAGAATCGGTCGATGCGATGTTAATGATTGTGCCATGGCCGCGACCCTGCGCCTCAGCGACCGAAAGATCAACGGGTTGATTTTGCTTTGCCGCCTGACGCAAAACGGAGCCATCAGCCGGAGCGACCAGAATGTATGACACCAACCATTTGATTTCCCGATTACATGCGGCATCACGCGGGCATGAAACCCGGAACTTTGCGCGGTTTCCAGCGCGGGCCAGTGTCACCTTTGGTGAGCTGTTTGCCGGGGCCGAACGCAATGCAGCGGCTTTGGTGGCGATGGGGGTGCAACCCGGGGACCGCGTTGCCGTGCAGGTTCACAAGACGATCGAAGCGATCCAGCTGTACCTGGGAACGGTGATGGCGGGGGGCGTGTTTCTGCCGCTGAATACCGCCTATACCACGTCCGAAGTCGCTTATTTCCTGGGGGATGCGACACCACGCGTTGTGGTGTGTGATCCGGACCGGTCGGAGGCAATACGCGGGATCTCCGGAGATGCGCGGGTGGTGACGCTAGATGCCAAAGGCAATGGTACGCTGACCGAGTCCGTCGTGGGCCGGGGGGCGTTTACCCCGGTGGCGCGCGGGGCACAGGATCTGGCTGCCATCCTCTATACGTCGGGGACCACCGGGCGGTCCAAGGGCGCGATGCTGAGCCATGCCAATCTGGCGTCGAATTCAGAGATGTTAAAGGAATACTGGCGGTTCACAGATCAGGATGTGCTGATCCATGCCCTGCCGATCTTTCACACGCACGGGCTGTTTGTGGCGACCAATGTGGCGCTGTTGGCCGGGGCGGGGGTTGTGTTCCTGCCGGGGTTTGACGCGGACGCCATTCTGGAGGCGATGCCGAATGCCACCGCTTTGATGGGGGTACCGACGTTCTATACCCGCCTGTTGGCGGATGAGCGGCTGACGCGGGAACGGGCAGCCAACATGCGTCTGTTCATTTCGGGATCGGCACCCTTGTTGGTTGAGACCCACGAGCTGTGGGAAGCGCGCACCGGTCATCGGATCCTGGAACGCTATGGCATGACCGAAACCAATATGAGCACGTCCAACCCCTATGACGGGGAACGGCGCGCCGGAACCGTGGGTTTCCCGTTGCCCGGCGTCGAGGCGCGGATCATGGTAGATGGCGTCCCGGTGCCGACGGGCGAGACCGGGGTTTTGGAAGTGCGCGGATCAAATGTGTTTCAGGGCTATTGGCAGATGCCCGAGAAAACCGCCGAAGAGCTGCGCCCGGACGGGTGGTTCATCACCGGCGATCTGGCCCGGATGGACAGTGATGGCTATGTCACCATCGTGGGGCGCGAAAAGGATCTGATCATCACCGGCGGGTTCAATGTTTACCCAAAGGAGGTCGAAAGCCTGATCGACGATATGCCGGGGGTGCTGGAGAGTGCCGTCATTGGCGCACCACATCCCGATTTCGGCGAAGCGGTCGTGGCCATCGTTGTGGCAACTGATCCGGAATTGCAGGCGGATCAGGTGCGGGAGACGTTGGCCGCAGACCTGGCAAAGTTCAAGCAGCCCAAGCAGGTGATCCTGGTGCCGGAGTTGCCCCGTAACACCATGGGCAAGGTTCAGAAAAAGGCGCTGCGCGAGGAATACGCCGGTTTGTTTGCCTAAGGGTCCCAGGCCTTAGGTCAGGAATAGCAGGAACAGGTTGAGCGTGACAAAGGCGGTTGTTGTGGCGGCCAGCATGGCGATCGACGCGGCGCCTTCGAGCCCCTGTTTCTGGGCCAGAACCGTATAGATGCCGAACATCGGCATCGCCGCCGACAGGATTGCTGCGCTGTGGAAATCCGGGGTCAGCGCGATCCAGCCCAAAGCGCTCAGCGTCAGAGCCGCACCGGCAACCAGCCCGGGGTGGATCAGCAGTTTGGTCATGGTGATCTGCGCGGCCAGTCCCCGGTTGCCATGCAGCGGCAGGCCGACCAGTGATCCACCGATCACCACCAGCGACAATGCCGAGGCCGAGGCCGCCAACATACCGGTCAGGCGGGTAAAGGGGGCGGGCAGAGGGACATTGACAAGCGAGACCGCCAGGCCCAGCAACAGCCCGATCACCATCGGCATTTTCAGCACATTGAGCAGAATTGCTCCGATGTGGCGCAGCAAAGACCCCTGTCGGTTGCCCGATGCGCCTTCCATCAGCAACAGGCACAGCGGCACCAACAGGATGTTTTCCACCAGAAGGTTCAGCGCCAGGATGATTTCGGCCTGGGCCGGGAAAGCCAGCAACATGATCGGAAACCCGATGAAAGCATTGTTGGGACAGGTCGAGCCCATAACGCCCAACGCGCGCCGTTGCGGGTCAGTGCCGCGCAGGGTGAACAAGATCCAGGCGGTGGCGATGGTCGCCAGCCCGCCCAGCCCATAGGCCAGCATATAGTCGGGTTGGAACACATCCGCGATCCGGCGCGACGCCACCGCATTGAACAGCAGCGCGGGCAAGGCGATATTCAGGACATATTTGCCCAGTGTGCGCATTTCGGCAGCGGCGAACCAGCCTTTTGCCACCACCAGATACCCCAGCGCGATTGCGCCATAGATCGGGAAGGTGATGGCAAGGATCTGGGTCATGTCAGCAGGTCAGACCAATGGTTGGGCAGGTCGGTGTCGATCTCTTTGGACAATTGTTCGAGATAGGCCAGCATCAGCTTGGCCCGTTTTTCGGCAATCTCGCGGCCCTTGGTGGTGACCATTTCCTTGGGCAGCTGCAGCAGTTTCAGGTGCCAATGGTCGATGGACCAATCCTGATCATCCAGCGGACGGTCGGCGGCAAAGGGATCGGCCGGATCATAGATCGCGCGCTTCATGCTGCCCGCGACAATGAACGTGCGGGCAATGCCGATGGCACCCAATGCGTCCAGCCGGTCCGCGTCGCGCAGGATTTCGGCTTCGGTCGATTGCGCCGGGATACCGGCGGAATAGCTGTGCGCCGCAATGGCGTGTTGGGCGGCTTTGATTTCGGCCCCGGTATACCCCAGGTCCTGCAGGATCGGCACGGCGCGCTGGGCCGATAGGGTCGAAGCCTCGGCCCGATTGGGGGCGTCCTTGGGTAGGTTGACCAGATCGTGCAGATAGGCCGCAGCCATCAGAACCCGCAGGTTTACAGAGTCTTCGTGATCGGCCTGATGGCGGGCAATACGGTGGGCATTGGTCCAGACCCGATCCAGATGGGCCAGATCATGCGCCGGATCCTGATCCATCTGCTGGGCGACAAGGCGGCGCAGCCGCGCGTGAATGTCGTGCATCAGCCGATCGTGCCCTGGTTTTCGCCAATCTGACCGCGATGCAGCAGCAGATGATCCAAGATAACACAGGCCATCATCGCTTCGGCCACGGGCACGGCGCGGATGCCGACGCAGGGGTCATGACGACCCTTGGTAATGACTTCGATGGCGGTGCCGTCCTTGCGGATCGACTGACGCGGGGTCAGGATCGACGAGGTCGGTTTGACCGCAAAGCGCACCACCACGTCCTGTCCGGTGGAAATACCGCCCAGAATGCCGCCCGCGTGGTTCGACGAATATTCAGGGCCGTTTTCGCCCATATAGATCTCGTCGGCGTTTTCCGTGCCGCGCAACAGGGCCGCGGCCATGCCTTCGCCGATTTCGACGCCTTTGACCGCGTTGATCGACATCATCGCGGCGGCCAGATCGGTGTCGAGCTTGCCATAGATCGGAGCGCCGATTCCGGCGGGAACGTTGCGGGCCACCACTTCGACAATGGCACCAACCGAATCGTGATCCTTGCGCAGCTTTTGCAGGTAATCTTCCCATGCCTGTGCCTGATCTGCGCCCTGGGGAATCCAGAAATCATTCTGGTCAATCGCGTCCCAGTCGAATTTGGACCGGTCGATCTCCATCTCGCCCATGCGGGTCATGTAGCCTTTGATTTCCAGGTCAGGGACCAGTGCCTTGATCGCCGCGCGTGCGACGCCACCAGCGGCGACCCGGGCTGCGGTTTCGCGGGCCGAGCTGCGCCCGCCACCGCGATAATCGCGGTTGCCGTATTTCTGGTGATAGGTGATGTCAGCGTGGCCGGGGCGAAACGTCTGGGCGATTTCGCCATAATCGCGCGACCGCTGGTCGGTGTTTTCGATCATCAGCTGAATCGGAGTTCCGGTGGATTTTCCGTCAAACACACCCGACAGGATTTTCACCGCATCCGGTTCGTTGCGCTGGGTTGTATTCTTGTTCTGACCCGGGCGGCGTTTGTCGAGCCAGAGTTGCAGCATCTCGGGTTCGATTGCCACATTGGGTGGGCACCCGTCCACGGTCGCACCCAATGCGGGTCCGTGGCTTTCACCCCAGGTGGTGACGCGGAAGAGGTGGCCAAAGCTGTTCATCGACATGGGACGCGGTCTCCTTTGGGGGATGTGATTAGCGACGCGGGGTCAGGGGCTCAAGCGGATTCGCGTGTTGGGATGTGGGTTGGGGGCGCTGCCCCCGTCACCTTTGGTGACTCCCCCGGGATATTTGGGGCCAGATGAACAGGGGATCAGTCCACTTGGCCCTGACTGTTAGGGCCTGATGGCTGCCATAGCTTGTGTTTGGTGGCATTGCGGCCTAGGGTCTGCGCCACCTCGGGGTGCACCATTGGTGCTGAGATGACACCCGTTGAACCTGAACCGGCTAAAACCGGCGGAGGGAAGGTTTCGGAGACATCCACCCTTGCCCTATCGCCGCAAAGGAGGATGAGATGAAACATCTTGCATTTGCAGCGGGACTTTTGAGCGCGACGGCAGCCTATGCCGAAACGCCTGAATTGACCGTTTATACCTATGACAGCTTTGTCTCCGATTGGGGCCCGGGCCCGGCGGTGGAAAAAGCGTTCGAAGACGTCTGTGGCTGTGATCTGAAGCTGGTTGGTGCGGGCGATGGTGCGGCGTTGCTGGCGCGGGTCAAGTTGGAAGGCGCACGGTCCGACGCAGATATCGTGCTGGGGTTGGACACCAATCTGACCGCTGCTGCGGCTGAAACCGGGCTGTTCGCCGTCCATGATGTGCGCGCCGATTATGCGTTGCCGGTCAGCTGGGAAGATCCGCTGTTCGTACCCTATGATTGGGGGTATTTCGCGTTCGTGCATAATGCCGATGCGGACGCACCGACGGATTTCAAGGCGCTGGGCGCCAGCGACAAGAGAATCGTGATTCAGGACCCGCGGTCGTCCACGCCCGGTTTGGGCCTGCTATTGTGGGTCAAGGCGGCCTATGGCGATGAGGCCCCGGCGATCTGGGAGGGGCTGGCCGACAATGTGGTCACCGTGACCAAAGGCTGGTCCGAAGCCTATGGCCTGTTCCTGGAAGGCGAAGCGGACATGGTGTTGTCCTATACGACATCGCCCGCCTATCACCTGATTGCCGAAGAAGATGCGTCCAAGGCAGCAGCATCATTCAGCGAAGGCCATTATATGCAGGTCGAAGTGGCCGGTAAGCTGGCCGCCAGCGACCAGCCCGAACTGGCCGATCAATTCCTGGCGTTCATGGTGTCGGATGCGTTCCAGTCGATTATCCCCACGACCAATTGGATGTACCCGGCGGTCACTCCGGCCGCCGGTTTGCCGGATGGGTTTGACACGTTGGTGACGCCCGAGAAATCGCTTTTGTTGCCTGCCTCGGAAGCGGCAGCCGTGCGGGATGTAGCCTTGGGCGAATGGCTCGGCGCGCTGAGCCAGTAAGCGCAGCCTCTGGGATTTGCGCGGCGATTGCTGTTGCCGCGTTGATTCTGGGGACGTTGTGCGCCGTTGTTTGGCGGGCCGAGGCCGGGTCGGGTCTGGGCCCGTCCGATTGGGCGGCGCTGCGGTTCACCGTGTTTCAGGCCAGTCTGTCGGCGCTGTTCAGCGTCGGGCTTGCGATTCCTGTGGCGCGGGCTTTGGCGCGGCGTAGGTTCTTTGGTCGCCGCCTTTTGATCGGGCTGTTGGGTGCGCCGTTTATCCTGCCGGTGATTGTTGCCATCTTGGGATTGCTCGAAGTGTTTGGGCGCGCCGGGTGGATCAGTACGGCATTGGGCTGGATCGGGGTGGAGCCGATCCGCATTTATGGCCTGCATGGTGTCGTGCTGGCGCATGTGTTTTTCAATTTGCCGCTGGCAACCCGGTTGATCCTGCAAGGATGGCAGGAGATCCCGGCAGAACGGTTTCGTCTGGCCGCACAATTGGGTGCCGATGGTCGGGATATGTTCCGCCTGTTGGAAGTGCCGATGCTGCGTCAGGTGGTGCCGGGGGTGTTGGCCGTGGTTTTTGCAATCTGCCTGACCAGCTTTGCCGTGGCGTTGACCTTGGGTGGTGGGCCGCGTGCGACAACAATTGAATTGGCAATCTATCAGGCGTTTCGGTTTGATTTTGATCTGGGTCGGGCGGCGCTGCTGTCGGGCCTTCAGCTGGTGTTGACCGGATTGGCGGCCTGGGTTGCGTTGCGGGTGTCGGTAGGCGAAGGATTTGGCGGCGGGTTGGACCGGCTGGTCAGACGCTGGGATGGAGAGAGCCCGGGCGCACGCGCCGTCGATGCCGGGTGGATCTGTGCCGCGGCGGC
Protein-coding regions in this window:
- a CDS encoding MarR family transcriptional regulator — encoded protein: MSEGRSAPGFGGESLLFLTDEQLRQGIEAMFFAYRGFTADPDRILVEMAYGRAHHRAIHFINRAPGTTVNNLLAILGVTKQSLNRVLRTLIDDGLVESRVGTVDKRERHLFLTEDGRTLESKLSDAQRTRMRAAYKEAGPDAVSGFKKVLEAMMDPDMRRAYGKLRDSST
- a CDS encoding branched-chain amino acid aminotransferase is translated as MSGYDDRDGLIWMDGEMVNWRDAKVHILTHAMHYASSVFEGERAYNGKIFKSREHSERLIASAEALDMPMPYTVDQIEAAKEETLKASGLTDAYVRALVWRGSGEDMGVASAKNPVRMAIAVWGWGAYYGDAKMKGAKLDIAEWKRPSPETIPVHAKAAGLYMICTISKHKAEAKGCSDALFMDWRGYVAEATGANVFFVKGGEVHTPLADCFLNGITRQTVIGMLKDKGITVHERRIKPEEMADFEQCWLTGTAAEVTPVGQIGDYTFEVGDLTRGIAEDYEKLVRS
- a CDS encoding DMT family transporter, coding for MAQSLTSHRPILAVFLKVTAIGLFTAMSGVIKATSDVVPAGEAVFFRSFFAIPVIVVWLAIRGDLRHGFVAKNPMGHVWRGVLGTSAMALTFTGLGLLPLPEVTAIGYATPIFTVILAALLLGETIRLVRLSAVAIGLVGVLIMIWPRLGGGADMSDTATLGAICVLLATMARAMVQIHLRKLVQTDHTAAIVFYFSATASGLSLLTLPFGWVVPDLQTTLLLIGAGLVGGIAQILVTSSYRFGPASMLAPYDYMSMLFAIIIGYVWFAELPTWVMLAGATLVIAGNILVIWRESRLGLDRRRTRAATDPKN
- a CDS encoding malonyl-CoA synthase — its product is MYDTNHLISRLHAASRGHETRNFARFPARASVTFGELFAGAERNAAALVAMGVQPGDRVAVQVHKTIEAIQLYLGTVMAGGVFLPLNTAYTTSEVAYFLGDATPRVVVCDPDRSEAIRGISGDARVVTLDAKGNGTLTESVVGRGAFTPVARGAQDLAAILYTSGTTGRSKGAMLSHANLASNSEMLKEYWRFTDQDVLIHALPIFHTHGLFVATNVALLAGAGVVFLPGFDADAILEAMPNATALMGVPTFYTRLLADERLTRERAANMRLFISGSAPLLVETHELWEARTGHRILERYGMTETNMSTSNPYDGERRAGTVGFPLPGVEARIMVDGVPVPTGETGVLEVRGSNVFQGYWQMPEKTAEELRPDGWFITGDLARMDSDGYVTIVGREKDLIITGGFNVYPKEVESLIDDMPGVLESAVIGAPHPDFGEAVVAIVVATDPELQADQVRETLAADLAKFKQPKQVILVPELPRNTMGKVQKKALREEYAGLFA
- a CDS encoding AEC family transporter produces the protein MTQILAITFPIYGAIALGYLVVAKGWFAAAEMRTLGKYVLNIALPALLFNAVASRRIADVFQPDYMLAYGLGGLATIATAWILFTLRGTDPQRRALGVMGSTCPNNAFIGFPIMLLAFPAQAEIILALNLLVENILLVPLCLLLMEGASGNRQGSLLRHIGAILLNVLKMPMVIGLLLGLAVSLVNVPLPAPFTRLTGMLAASASALSLVVIGGSLVGLPLHGNRGLAAQITMTKLLIHPGLVAGAALTLSALGWIALTPDFHSAAILSAAMPMFGIYTVLAQKQGLEGAASIAMLAATTTAFVTLNLFLLFLT
- a CDS encoding HD domain-containing protein, with the translated sequence MHDIHARLRRLVAQQMDQDPAHDLAHLDRVWTNAHRIARHQADHEDSVNLRVLMAAAYLHDLVNLPKDAPNRAEASTLSAQRAVPILQDLGYTGAEIKAAQHAIAAHSYSAGIPAQSTEAEILRDADRLDALGAIGIARTFIVAGSMKRAIYDPADPFAADRPLDDQDWSIDHWHLKLLQLPKEMVTTKGREIAEKRAKLMLAYLEQLSKEIDTDLPNHWSDLLT
- the aroC gene encoding chorismate synthase; amino-acid sequence: MSMNSFGHLFRVTTWGESHGPALGATVDGCPPNVAIEPEMLQLWLDKRRPGQNKNTTQRNEPDAVKILSGVFDGKSTGTPIQLMIENTDQRSRDYGEIAQTFRPGHADITYHQKYGNRDYRGGGRSSARETAARVAAGGVARAAIKALVPDLEIKGYMTRMGEMEIDRSKFDWDAIDQNDFWIPQGADQAQAWEDYLQKLRKDHDSVGAIVEVVARNVPAGIGAPIYGKLDTDLAAAMMSINAVKGVEIGEGMAAALLRGTENADEIYMGENGPEYSSNHAGGILGGISTGQDVVVRFAVKPTSSILTPRQSIRKDGTAIEVITKGRHDPCVGIRAVPVAEAMMACVILDHLLLHRGQIGENQGTIG
- the thiB gene encoding thiamine ABC transporter substrate binding subunit; this translates as MKHLAFAAGLLSATAAYAETPELTVYTYDSFVSDWGPGPAVEKAFEDVCGCDLKLVGAGDGAALLARVKLEGARSDADIVLGLDTNLTAAAAETGLFAVHDVRADYALPVSWEDPLFVPYDWGYFAFVHNADADAPTDFKALGASDKRIVIQDPRSSTPGLGLLLWVKAAYGDEAPAIWEGLADNVVTVTKGWSEAYGLFLEGEADMVLSYTTSPAYHLIAEEDASKAAASFSEGHYMQVEVAGKLAASDQPELADQFLAFMVSDAFQSIIPTTNWMYPAVTPAAGLPDGFDTLVTPEKSLLLPASEAAAVRDVALGEWLGALSQ
- a CDS encoding thiamine/thiamine pyrophosphate ABC transporter permease ThiP; protein product: MARRAEPVSAASGICAAIAVAALILGTLCAVVWRAEAGSGLGPSDWAALRFTVFQASLSALFSVGLAIPVARALARRRFFGRRLLIGLLGAPFILPVIVAILGLLEVFGRAGWISTALGWIGVEPIRIYGLHGVVLAHVFFNLPLATRLILQGWQEIPAERFRLAAQLGADGRDMFRLLEVPMLRQVVPGVLAVVFAICLTSFAVALTLGGGPRATTIELAIYQAFRFDFDLGRAALLSGLQLVLTGLAAWVALRVSVGEGFGGGLDRLVRRWDGESPGARAVDAGWICAAAAFLLLPLMAIVVSGAPGLVDLPWAVVQAAMTSIGVAAASTLVLLLLALPMAVAVALGHGGAIEISGVLGLAASPLVIGTGLFVVIHPFADPSDFALIVTAVVNAVMALPFALRILVPQARSVVARYGKLTLSLDMGGWPFVRRVLLPRMRAQIGFAAGLAAALSMGDLGVIALFADHEMATLPLQIYRLMGAYRMEAAAGAALLLLGLSMGAFWVLDRGGRWHAEA